GAGGCGGTCGGCTTTGACATCGACCACCACCTCCTCCGGGAGCTGGGCTATGACCTGGATCCGGTCGACCCCGCGGAGGCCGGGCGGCGGGCGGCCCGGGTGGCCGCGCAGCACCACTTCACCCTGTATGAGCACTTCCTCACCGACAAGGCGGGCCACGCTCAGGACATGGCGGAGGCCCGGCGGGTACTGGAGCGGCTGGACGGCTTCCTGGCGGGCCTGCTGGAGGCCCTGCCGCCCGATCACCTGCTGGTGATCACGTCGGACCACGGCAACATCGAGGAGCTGTCGGTGAAGCAGCACACCACCAACCCCGTGGCGACCATTGTGCGGGGGCCCGGCGCGGCCGACGTGGCCGGGCGCATCCGCTCGCTGGAGGACATCGCCCCGGCGATCCTGGACGTGGTGGGGTAGCGTCCGGCCCCCGTCCGGCCCCGGAACAAAATCCGGTCTACCACGTCTGAACCCTGGGGGCCGGTTATTTGCCGTTTGCGAAATGAGAGGAGCTTGGACACATCATCGCCATGGATGAACGCACCCTGCGGACCCTGGAGTTCGCGAAGATCAAGGAGATGCTGGCGGAGCGGACCGCGACGTCCCTGGGGCGGGAGGTCGTCGAGTCACTTGCGCCCGCGACCGACTTCCTGGAGGTGCAGCACCGGCAGGCGGAGACCAGCGAGGCGCGGCGGCTCTACGAGGGTGGCCACGCGATCCCGCTGGGCGGGCTGCACGACCTTCGCGCGCACGTGCAGCGCGCGGTGCGCGGCGGCGTGCTGGACCCCGGCGATCTGCTGGACGTGGCGGACACCGCGGCCAGCAGCCGGCGGCTGAAGCGCTTCCTGGAGGAGCAGGAAGGGCTGCCGATTCTGACGGCGCTCTCCCGCATGCTGGGCACGTTCCACCACCTGGAGGCGGAGATCCGGCAGGCGGTGGACGAGCACGGCGAGGTGCGGGACGATGCCAGCCCGGCCCTGGCGGAGATCCGCCGCTCGATGCGCATCCTGCAGAACCGCATGAAGGAGCGGCTGGACGCCTTCGTCAGGGGATCGGCGGCCAAGTACCTCCAGGACCCGATCGTGACCATCCGCGAGGGCCGCTTCGTCGTACCGGTGAAGATCGAGTACCGGGCGCAGGTGCCGGGCATCGTCCACGACCAGTCCGCCTCCGGCTCGACGCTCTTCATCGAGCCGATGGCGATCGTCGAGATGAACAACGACCTGCGGGAGCTGGCCCTGAAGGAGCACGAGGAGGTGGAGCGCATCCTCGCCCGCCTCTCGAGCCTGGTGGCCGGCGAGGCCGATGCGCTCCTGGACACGCTGCAGGCCGTGGCCCAGATCGACTTCGCCTCGGCCAAGGGCAAGCTCTCGCTGGACCTGGACTGCACCGAACCCGAGCTGGTCCGGGAGCCCATCCTGGAGATCCACAAGGGGCGCCACCCGCTGCTGAAGGGGCGGGTCGTGCCCATCGACGTCCACATCGGGATCACCTTCGACACGCTGGTGATCACCGGCCCCAACACGGGCGGCAAGACCGTCGCCCTGAAGACCATGGGGCTGTTCGTCCTGATGGCTCAGGCGGGCCTGCACCTGCCCGCGGGCCACGGCACCCGGGTCGGCGTGTTCCAGCAGGTCTTTGTGGACATCGGCGACGAGCAGTCCATCGAGCAGTCGCTTTCCACCTTCTCCGGCCACATGACCAACATCATCCGCATCCTGGACGCGCTCGAAGGCCCTGCCCTGGTGCTGCTGGACGAGCTCGGGGCCGGGACGGACCCCACCGAGGGCGCCGCCCTCGCCATGTCCATCCTGGAGCACCTGCACAAGCGCGGGGCGAAGACGGTGGCCACCACCCACTACTCGGAGCTGAAGACCTACGCCTATACCCGCAGCCGGGTGGAGAACGCCTCGGTGGAGTTCGACGTGGAGACGCTCCGGCCCACCTTCCGGCTGCTCATCGGGGTGCCCGGTTCGTCCAACGCGTTCGAGATCTCCCGGCGGTTGGGGCTTTCGCCCCACATCGTCGACCGGGCCCGCCAGTTCCTGACCCAGGAGCAGGAGCGGGTGGAGGACCTGATCCAGGGCATCCATGCCACGAGGGCCGAGCTGGAGAAGGAGCGGGCCGAGGCCCACCGGCTCCGGGCGGAGGCCCAGCGCATGCGGGAGGAGTACGAGCGGCGCTACGGCGACGCCCAGCGCAAGGCCGCCGAGACGGTGGAGAAGGCCAGGGCCCAGGCGCAGCAGATCCTGGCCACGGCCCGCCGCGAGGCCGAGGCGGTGATCGCCGAGCTGAAGCAGGCCCTGCGGGAGCAGCGGGAGGCGGAGCGGATGCAGGCCATCCAGTCCGCCCGCAGCCGGCTCGCCCGGGCGCGGCAGGCCGTGGAGCCCACGGAGGAGGAGCAGCGGGCCCGCCGCCGGGGCGAGGTGCCCCGGGGGCTGAAGCCCGGTGACAAGGTGCGCGTCGTCTCGCTGGACACCACCGGGTACGTCCTCTCCGAGCCCGACGCCGACGGCAACGTGCTGGTGCAGGCGGGCATCCTGAAGATGACCGTCTCGCTGACCGACCTGGAGCGGGCGTCGGAGGAGCAGCCCGCGGCGGGGGCCGGGGGGCCCGCGCGGATGCGCACCCACGGGAAGGGCCTGGCGGTCTCCAAGGCGCGGGAGATGTCGCCGGAGGTCGACCTGCGGGGCCTGATGGTGGAGGAGGCCCTGGAGCGGGTCGACAAGTTCCTGGACGACGCCGTGCTGGCCGGCCTGCCGCAGGTGCGCATCATCCACGGCAAGGGCACCGGCGCCCTGCGCAAGGCAGTCACCGAGGCCCTGCGGCACGACCGCCGGGTGGAGTCGTACCGGCTGGGCGGCGTCGGCGAGGGCGGCGACGGCGTGACGGTGGCGAAGTTGAGGGAGTAACGCGAGAGCACCGCGCAAGCGGCCCCGGCCGGGAAGGGCAGCTGCCCGCCCGCCGGGGCCTTCTGGTTCACCGGTTGCAGTGATACGGGGCCGCCGCCGCGAGCAGGCCGCGGAGCCCCGGGGAATTGGGCATCAGCCGCTGCGCCTCGTCCATGTCCTTGCGCAGTGTCTGCACGCCGCAACTACCGGTACTCGCTCTCGTACCCGAAGACCTTCTCACACGCCCGCTGCACGGCATCCACCTTGTCGGCCGGGCAGAAGACGTACGTCCGCCAAAGGCCTTCGTACTGCCTCGCCATGGCGGCCACCTCGCCCGAGCGGTCCAGCTCCAGCAGCGGGCCGACCCCGTGGCGGGAGCGGACTGGTACCTGTACCTCCTTGAAGTAGCTCGCCTTGGGGCAGTAGACGATCACCTGGCCCGGCTTCAGCCGGGCTTTCTTCGCGATCTGCTCCTCCAGCTCCTCCCGGGCCGCCGACTGGCCCCCGTACCGGGCGATGAACGCATCCCGCTCCGGGCCCAGGGTGTCCCCGGAGAGCACGTACGCCCGCTTGTACAGCCGCCGCTCGATGACCCCCTCCACCAGCTGCTGGATGATCCCAGGCCCCGGCAGCCGGGCCAGCAGGTCCAGGAAGGTCTGGTCCCCCAGGCCGTAGAGCGCCTCTTCCCGAAGCCCGGTGTGCCGGGTGTGCAGCTCCACCGCCTTGGAGATCATCGCACCGGCGGCGATCTTCGCATGGTGCAGGTAGAGCCGCTCGGTCAGGACGTAGCGCATGCGCAGCAGGTGGATGATCTCCGTGCGGGCGTCGGGCCGGTCCAGCCCGTGCTTGACCATGTTGATCAGGAGCCGGCCGTCTTCCTTGATGAAGTAGGAGAGGACCCGGTCGTCGTAGTTCATCCGCAGGCCCGCGAAGAAGGAGTCCCGGCGCAGGTAGTCCAGCAGGTCGGCGTCGATGGTGGAGGAGACGATCTGGCCCATCCACGGCGCGGGCGGCCGCCCGGTCAGGATCGCCTTCACCCCGTCCAGGTAGCCCGACGCGGCCAGGACCCGGCCCAGCTCGCTCTGGATGCCCAGGAAGTGCTCCAGCCGGGGGCCGGCGTCGTGGCGCGGGAAGATCTGCCGCTCGTCCTCGAAGGTATGGCCGTAGGGGATGTGGGTTACGTCGTGCACCAGGGTCGCCAGCCGCACCAGCTGCGCGTCCTCGGGCGCGATCGTGAAGCCGTTCAGCCGGAGCGACTCCATGAGGCGGTGCGCCATGTGGAGCGCGCCCAGGCTGTGGTCGAACCGGGTGTGGACGCAGCCGGGGAAGACCAGGTGGGCCGTGCCCAGCTGCTTGATCGAGCGGAGCCGCTGCATCTCGCGGGTGTCGAGCACCCGGACTTCGACATCGGTCAGGTAGATGTCCCCGTGGACGGGGTCGCGCACTTGCATGTGATCACCCGACCGGTAGTTTCGGCCTCCGGGGCGGCGAACCCTGCACGCGCCGGCGAGGGCGACCGTCTATGCATCCACGGCCCGCCAGCCGCCGGCGGATGCCGCCTCCGCGACCTGCAGGGCCGCCACGCCCGCCGTGAGCGGCGCCAGCGGCTCGCCCTCGCCCTCCGCCGCCCGGCGAAGACGGACGAACCCCTCCCGGATCATCTCCCGGTACGTCGCCTCCCCGCCGGCCACCGCCGCCTCGACCCACGTGCGCCCGTCCGGCAGGGGACGGACCTCCACGCGAACCAGGTCCGCCGCGGCCTCCTGGAGCGCCCGGGCCGCCTCCGGCTCCACCCGGAGGACGCCGGTCAGGCGGCGCGGGATCCAGTCCTCGATCCGCAGCCAACCGGCGGTGAAGCCCAGTTCCCGCACCTGGTGCTCGTCCCGCCGACGGACGAACCCGTGGTAGAACGTCGCGGCCAGGTGCCAGGGCCGGCCGTCCAGCTCCCCGGCGTACTCTACCGCCGCCAGGGCCCGTGCCGCCGCGTCCGGATGGCGGGGATGGGGCCAGTCGGCGCCCCACGCCCGCACGGGCCGACCGCCCAGCACCCAGGCCGCCTCGTCGAAGAAGTGCACGCCGTGCTCTATCAGGACGCCGCCGCTGCGGGAGCGATCCCAGAACCAGTGGTCCGGGGGCAGTTCGCCGCCGGCCCAGTTCTCCACGTGCCACCGCTCCGGAAGCCCCAGCAGGCCGGCCCGGTACCAGCGGCGGACGCAGGCGATGAGCGGGCTGGCCCGCATGACGAAGTTCAGCGCTGCGACCACGCCCCGGCTCCGGGCCCTCAGCGCCAGCTCCCGCAACGGCTCCGCGGCCAGCGCCCCCGGCTTCTCCAGGAACAGGGCCTTTCCCGCGGCGATCGCGGCCCCGGCCACTTGCGGTTGCAGGTCGGGCGGCGTGGCCACCAGCACCGCGTCCAGGTCCGGTCGCTGCGCCAGCGCCACGGCGTCGTCCACGGCCTCGGGGGCGCCGGGCGGCAGCCCCGCCACTTCCCGGGCCGCGCGCCACGCCGCCAGCGCCGCGGCCCGGCTCGCCTCGCTGCGGGCGGCGACCGCCGCCAGCTCCACGTCCGGCAGCGGCGCCAGGGCCGTCAGGACGAACCGGCCAAACGCCCCGGCGCCCGCCAGCCCGATGCGCCAGGGGCGACGGGAGGAAATGGCCCCGTCTCCCGCCGCTCGGTTGCGCCAGGGGCTGAGGGAGGGACTGGCCCCGTCTCCCGCCGCTCGGGTGCGCCAGGGGCTGAGGGAGGGATTGGCCCCGTCTCCCGCCGCTCGGTTGCGCCAGGGGCTAAGGGAGGGGCTGGCCACGTCCCCCGCTGTTCCGGCAAGCCAGGGCCGGGCAGGGAGCGGGGCTCCCCCTTGCCCGGCCTGAACCTCGTGCCCATGGAATACCTGCATCGCGGACTCGCCCTACTCCCAACTTACGGGGCCCAGCTCCGGGAAGCGGGCCAGGGCTTCGGCCATCTCCGCCTTCACCCGCTCCAGGTCCTCGGTCGAGCGCCCCTCGCACCGGAGCACCAGCACCGGCTGGGTGTTGGACGCCCGGACCAGCCCCCAGCCGCCGGGGAAGAGGACCCGCGCGCCGTCCACCGTCAGCACCTCGTACCGGTCCCGGAAGTGCCGCACCACGCCCTCGACCACCGCGGCCTTGCGCTCCTCCGGGCAGTCCACCCGGATCTCGGGGGTGGACGGGTACCGGGGCACGTCCGCCCACAGCGCCGACAGCGGCCGGCCGCTCTCCGCCACCAGCCGGCAGAGCCGGGCCCCGGCGTAGAGGGCATCGTCGAAGCCGTAGTAGCCGTCGGCGAAGAAGAGGTGGCCCGACATCTCGCCGGCGAAGGGGCCGCCCAGCTCCCGCAGGCTCTTCTTCACGTAGGAATGGCCCGTCCGGTGGAACTGCGGCCGGCCGCCCAGCCGCTCGATCTCCTCCACCAGGGCCTGGGAGCACTTGACCTCCACCAGGGCGGTGGCGCCGGGGTAGCGGGGGAGGATCTCCCGCCAGAAGAGGATCATGAGCTGGTCGCCCCAGAGGATCTGGCCCTGGTCGTCCACGACGCCCAGCCGATCGCCGTCGCCGTCGAAGGCCAGCCCCAGGTCCGCCCCGGTCTCCCGGACCGTGCGGATCAGGTCCTGCAGGTTCTCGGGCCGCACCGGATCCGGATGATGGTTCGGGAAGGTGGGGTCCGACTCGCAGTAGAGGGGGATGACCTCACAGCCCAGCGCTTGGAAGAGCCCGGGTGCGATGGGGCCGGCGGTGCCGTTGCCGGCGTCCACCACTACTTTCAGGGGGCGGTGGAGTGCCACCCGGCCGGCGATCATCTCGCAGTAGCTGGGGATCGGGTCTCGGGTGCGCACCCGGCCCGCTCCTGCCGCGGGGCCAGTCCCGCCTCGCGGATCCATCTCCGCCTCGGGGGAGGCGTCTGCCAGGGCCCCGGCCCTGCGGCGGAGATCCTGGATCGCTTCCCCGTAAAGCGTGCCGGGGCCGAGGCAGAGCTTAAAACCGTTCTCGTCGCCGGGGTTGTGGCTGGCGGTGATCATGACCGCCGGGTCGATGCCGTAGAACTCCCGAGCCCAGTAGAGCACGGGGGTGACCACCTGCCCGATGTCCAGCACGTCCAGCCCCTCGCGGGTGATGCCCTCCGTAAGGGCCCGGGCGAGGGCGGGGGACGAGAGCCGGTTGTCCCGCCCCACCAGCACCTCGCGGAAGCCCCGCTCCCGGGCGAGCCGGGCGAAGGCCCGCCCGACCAGGCGGGCCGTCTCATCGGTGATCGTCCTGCCGTACACGCCGCGGATGTCGTACTCCCGGAAGATGACCTCCGGCAGCGGGGAAATTGTCTGGGTCATGTCCATCACCTCACAGCCGTGCTGAGCGCCGAGCGCTGCTCCAGACCGTAAGCCGCCATCAGCCATGCCAGGGTGGACTCCGCGCCCTGGTTGCGGTTCACGCCGTGGGGGTTCAGGCCGTCGTGGCAGCCGCCTGTCTCGGGGTCCAGCAGCGGCACGCCCAGCGCGTTCCTTCCCGTGAACCACCGGGCCGCGTCCAGCGCCATGCCGTGCCAGACCTTGTCCCCGGTGACCGCCCCGGCCTCCTGGCAGGCCAGCACCATCGCCGTCGCCTCCAGCGGCTGCTGGTCAAACTCGGCCCGGCGTCCGCCCCGCACGTACCAGCCGTCGTTGCCGATGGGCCAGAAGACGCCGTCGCGGAAGGTCGCCCCGGCCAGGAACTCCAGGGCCGTCAGGCCGATGCGCCGATACTCCGGGACGTCCAGGATTCGTCCCGCCCGCAGCAGGGCGTAGGGGAGGAGGGCGTTGTCGTAGGTGAGCCGGTCCTCGAACCAGGCCCAGTCTCGGGTCGCGTGTTGCTTCCAGGCATCGGTCAGCCCGTCCGCGGCCCGGATCAGGTGGGCCCGCACCTCGTCGTCGGTGGGCGCCCCGTCAGGACGGCCGTCTGCGCGCCGGTGCTCCAGCCACTCGGCCATGGCAACCGCCACGCCCGCCCGGCCCCTCAGGGTGCGAACGGAGCCGCACGGCGCGAGTCCGCGCCGGAACAGGTGGGCGGCCGTCCAGGCGACCGAGCTGCCGCCGAGCTGCGTCGCCGCGGCGGCCAGACCCCACAGGCAGCGGGCCTGGCAGTCCTCCGAGCGATCTTCGGCCAGCGGGTTGCGGTCGTAGCTGAAGGCGTTGTGGAACCAGCCGTCGGGCCGCTGGGCGTAGGCCAGGAAGGCCAGGTAGGTCTCGCTGAGCTGGGCCGTCGCCTCCCCTGCCCGGGCGGCCCAGACCGAGACCAGCAGGGCCCGGGCGTTGTCGTCGGAGGTGTACCCGGTGGTGAGATTGGGGATGGGGCCCACCGCGTGCTGGATCACCCCGGTGGGGTCGGTCAGCCGCTGCAGGTGGGAGAGCCGGGGCCTGGGCAGGGCCTTCTCCCGGGTCCCGCCGGGCCGCTGCCGGACCCGCACGCTGAGCGCGCCGCCCTGCGCCCGTGCTGCGCGCCGCTGCAGCCGGCCGACCAGGTCCAGGTACGACTGGCCGACTTCGGGCCACGTGAACCCCTTCGCCCGGTTCCGCGCGGCCGCGGACAGGCTGGTTCGCCAGCCGGCGTCGGCGGCCAGTGCGCTGAGCGCCCGCCCCATCGCCGCGGCGTCGTGGAAGGGCACCAGCAGGCCGGCTCCTTCGCCCAGCAGCTCCTGCGCGTACACGAACGGGGTGGAGATGATCGGCTTGCCCATGGCCAGCGCGTAGGTGAGCGTACCGCTGCTGATCTGCTGCGCCCCCGGGTAGGGGACCAGGTAGATGTCTGCCGCCTGCAGGAAGCCCAACAGTTCGTCTTCATCCAGATAGCGGTTGACGAACCGCACGTGCCCCTGGATCCCCAGTTCCGCCACCTGCGCCTCGAGGCCCTGCCGGTACCGCTCGCCCTCCCGCCGGAGGACCTCGGGGTGGGTGGCGCCCACCACCAGGTATAGGAGGTCCGGGCAGCCCCTGGATGCCAGGGCGACGGCCTGCAGAGCCGTCTCGATGCCCTTGCCCGGGCCGAGGAGGCCGAAGGTCATGACCACGGTCCGGCCGGACAGCCCGAGCCGGTTCTTCCATTCCGCCGGTGTTCCGGGCGGCGGCGCGGGGACGCCGTGAGGGATGTAGGCGATGCGTTCGGGATCGGCGCCGTAGACCTGCTGGATGATCTCCCCGCCCCGCCGGGCCATGACCACCGTCGCGTCGATGCGCTGCAGCAGCGCCGTCATGGCGTGCCGGTACTCCGGCTCGGGATCGCTCAGGATGGTGTGCAGGGTGGCGATGACCGGGATCTCCAGCCGGTCCAACAGGTGGTTCACCATGACACCGGCCTGGCCGCCGAAGATGCCGAACTCGTGCTGCAGCAGCACCGCGTCGTACCCGCCGTGGTTCAACAGGTGGGCCGCCCGGCGGTAGTCGATTTCCAGGTCGTCCCGGATCACGGTCACCGTCTCGGGGAGCTGCTCCGCCGGCGCGTCACGCTTGACCATCGCCGCCACGGCCACGTCCTCCGCCCCTGCGGCCAGAAGGCCCCCGCGCAGGTGCGCAGAGAACGTCGCCAGGCCGCACTGCCGGGGCGGGTACGTGCTGACGATCGCAAGCCTCGCACTCACCGCCCCTCACCTCCAGCCGGCCAGCAGCACGTTCTCGACGGTGCCGCCGCCGATCCCCGTCGCGAAGCCGATGACAGAGTGGCGCACGGTGGCGCCGGCGCCAACCCGCGCCCCGTCCCACAGCACCGAGTCGCTGATGCGGGCGCCCTTGGCCACCAGGCAGCCCGCGCCGATCACCGCCCGGGGGCCGACCTGCGCGCCGGCCTCGATCACCGCGCCGGACCCGATGTAGACCGGCGGCATGATCCGGGCGTCCGGGGAGACGTCCGCGTCGTCCGCCTGCCAGTGGGCCGGGCCGCGCACGGGGCCGGAGACCGGGATGGGGCAACGCCCCTCCAGGATGTCCCGGTGCAGTTGGAGGTAGCGGTCGCCGGTGCCGATGTCCTTCCAGTACCCGGTGCAGAGGCAGCCGTAGACTCGCACGCCGTCCCGGAGCAGGGCCGGGAAGGTCTCCCGCTCCACCGAGACGGGTCGCTCCGGCGGGATCCAAGACAGAACGCCCGGGTCGAACACGTACACACCGGCGTTGACCATCCGGCTGTCCGTCTCACCCGG
The nucleotide sequence above comes from Symbiobacterium thermophilum IAM 14863. Encoded proteins:
- a CDS encoding sugar phosphate nucleotidyltransferase — encoded protein: MAVRAILLAGGLGTRLHPLTVELPKPMVPVLGKPWLSRLIDQLAAFGVTDITLSLRHGGQVVTDYFRESPPGVRLRFAVEPQPLGTGGAIRFAAGPDPTDTLLILNADIVQTFDLNALLEFHRQHRAQVTIGLVEVADPSAYGAVELDKNSRVTRFVEKPRPGETDSRMVNAGVYVFDPGVLSWIPPERPVSVERETFPALLRDGVRVYGCLCTGYWKDIGTGDRYLQLHRDILEGRCPIPVSGPVRGPAHWQADDADVSPDARIMPPVYIGSGAVIEAGAQVGPRAVIGAGCLVAKGARISDSVLWDGARVGAGATVRHSVIGFATGIGGGTVENVLLAGWR
- a CDS encoding Gfo/Idh/MocA family oxidoreductase, coding for MASPSLSPWRNRAAGDGANPSLSPWRTRAAGDGASPSLSPWRNRAAGDGAISSRRPWRIGLAGAGAFGRFVLTALAPLPDVELAAVAARSEASRAAALAAWRAAREVAGLPPGAPEAVDDAVALAQRPDLDAVLVATPPDLQPQVAGAAIAAGKALFLEKPGALAAEPLRELALRARSRGVVAALNFVMRASPLIACVRRWYRAGLLGLPERWHVENWAGGELPPDHWFWDRSRSGGVLIEHGVHFFDEAAWVLGGRPVRAWGADWPHPRHPDAAARALAAVEYAGELDGRPWHLAATFYHGFVRRRDEHQVRELGFTAGWLRIEDWIPRRLTGVLRVEPEAARALQEAAADLVRVEVRPLPDGRTWVEAAVAGGEATYREMIREGFVRLRRAAEGEGEPLAPLTAGVAALQVAEAASAGGWRAVDA
- a CDS encoding endonuclease MutS2, with translation MDERTLRTLEFAKIKEMLAERTATSLGREVVESLAPATDFLEVQHRQAETSEARRLYEGGHAIPLGGLHDLRAHVQRAVRGGVLDPGDLLDVADTAASSRRLKRFLEEQEGLPILTALSRMLGTFHHLEAEIRQAVDEHGEVRDDASPALAEIRRSMRILQNRMKERLDAFVRGSAAKYLQDPIVTIREGRFVVPVKIEYRAQVPGIVHDQSASGSTLFIEPMAIVEMNNDLRELALKEHEEVERILARLSSLVAGEADALLDTLQAVAQIDFASAKGKLSLDLDCTEPELVREPILEIHKGRHPLLKGRVVPIDVHIGITFDTLVITGPNTGGKTVALKTMGLFVLMAQAGLHLPAGHGTRVGVFQQVFVDIGDEQSIEQSLSTFSGHMTNIIRILDALEGPALVLLDELGAGTDPTEGAALAMSILEHLHKRGAKTVATTHYSELKTYAYTRSRVENASVEFDVETLRPTFRLLIGVPGSSNAFEISRRLGLSPHIVDRARQFLTQEQERVEDLIQGIHATRAELEKERAEAHRLRAEAQRMREEYERRYGDAQRKAAETVEKARAQAQQILATARREAEAVIAELKQALREQREAERMQAIQSARSRLARARQAVEPTEEEQRARRRGEVPRGLKPGDKVRVVSLDTTGYVLSEPDADGNVLVQAGILKMTVSLTDLERASEEQPAAGAGGPARMRTHGKGLAVSKAREMSPEVDLRGLMVEEALERVDKFLDDAVLAGLPQVRIIHGKGTGALRKAVTEALRHDRRVESYRLGGVGEGGDGVTVAKLRE
- a CDS encoding glycosyltransferase family 4 protein translates to MSARLAIVSTYPPRQCGLATFSAHLRGGLLAAGAEDVAVAAMVKRDAPAEQLPETVTVIRDDLEIDYRRAAHLLNHGGYDAVLLQHEFGIFGGQAGVMVNHLLDRLEIPVIATLHTILSDPEPEYRHAMTALLQRIDATVVMARRGGEIIQQVYGADPERIAYIPHGVPAPPPGTPAEWKNRLGLSGRTVVMTFGLLGPGKGIETALQAVALASRGCPDLLYLVVGATHPEVLRREGERYRQGLEAQVAELGIQGHVRFVNRYLDEDELLGFLQAADIYLVPYPGAQQISSGTLTYALAMGKPIISTPFVYAQELLGEGAGLLVPFHDAAAMGRALSALAADAGWRTSLSAAARNRAKGFTWPEVGQSYLDLVGRLQRRAARAQGGALSVRVRQRPGGTREKALPRPRLSHLQRLTDPTGVIQHAVGPIPNLTTGYTSDDNARALLVSVWAARAGEATAQLSETYLAFLAYAQRPDGWFHNAFSYDRNPLAEDRSEDCQARCLWGLAAAATQLGGSSVAWTAAHLFRRGLAPCGSVRTLRGRAGVAVAMAEWLEHRRADGRPDGAPTDDEVRAHLIRAADGLTDAWKQHATRDWAWFEDRLTYDNALLPYALLRAGRILDVPEYRRIGLTALEFLAGATFRDGVFWPIGNDGWYVRGGRRAEFDQQPLEATAMVLACQEAGAVTGDKVWHGMALDAARWFTGRNALGVPLLDPETGGCHDGLNPHGVNRNQGAESTLAWLMAAYGLEQRSALSTAVR
- a CDS encoding HD domain-containing protein; this encodes MQVRDPVHGDIYLTDVEVRVLDTREMQRLRSIKQLGTAHLVFPGCVHTRFDHSLGALHMAHRLMESLRLNGFTIAPEDAQLVRLATLVHDVTHIPYGHTFEDERQIFPRHDAGPRLEHFLGIQSELGRVLAASGYLDGVKAILTGRPPAPWMGQIVSSTIDADLLDYLRRDSFFAGLRMNYDDRVLSYFIKEDGRLLINMVKHGLDRPDARTEIIHLLRMRYVLTERLYLHHAKIAAGAMISKAVELHTRHTGLREEALYGLGDQTFLDLLARLPGPGIIQQLVEGVIERRLYKRAYVLSGDTLGPERDAFIARYGGQSAAREELEEQIAKKARLKPGQVIVYCPKASYFKEVQVPVRSRHGVGPLLELDRSGEVAAMARQYEGLWRTYVFCPADKVDAVQRACEKVFGYESEYR
- a CDS encoding phosphomannomutase/phosphoglucomutase, translating into MTQTISPLPEVIFREYDIRGVYGRTITDETARLVGRAFARLARERGFREVLVGRDNRLSSPALARALTEGITREGLDVLDIGQVVTPVLYWAREFYGIDPAVMITASHNPGDENGFKLCLGPGTLYGEAIQDLRRRAGALADASPEAEMDPRGGTGPAAGAGRVRTRDPIPSYCEMIAGRVALHRPLKVVVDAGNGTAGPIAPGLFQALGCEVIPLYCESDPTFPNHHPDPVRPENLQDLIRTVRETGADLGLAFDGDGDRLGVVDDQGQILWGDQLMILFWREILPRYPGATALVEVKCSQALVEEIERLGGRPQFHRTGHSYVKKSLRELGGPFAGEMSGHLFFADGYYGFDDALYAGARLCRLVAESGRPLSALWADVPRYPSTPEIRVDCPEERKAAVVEGVVRHFRDRYEVLTVDGARVLFPGGWGLVRASNTQPVLVLRCEGRSTEDLERVKAEMAEALARFPELGPVSWE